In Zea mays cultivar B73 chromosome 7, Zm-B73-REFERENCE-NAM-5.0, whole genome shotgun sequence, the following proteins share a genomic window:
- the LOC103633258 gene encoding ethylene receptor 4, translated as MAARCSGGCDGREDSAVEALVQWQKVSDFLIGASYMSIPLELLHFATCADLAPLRWVLLQFGAFIVLCGLVHLVAIFTYARPDSRRLLLAITAAKALAAVAASVAAVSLPTFVPQLLRLKTREALLRDKARQLDRDVALVRRREETATRIVRAITKHVCCGCHGGASLAPDVLRTAVFHLSDALGLHSCAVWMPAAAAAASDGGPSLLHLVHRLPEDDHQDPTTRLAICSTDPDVAAVMASKNAKVLRPGSALRRTTSTSGHGHAGAAAIRMPMLRVSNFVDASSSLSDGQGAGVSYAIMVLVLPAPAPTTKNHRTRGPRGEGGGGAREWSRQELEIVEVAADQLAVALSHAAVLKEWQLTRHKLAERQRVLVHARHDAAVATRARDASQSAMRDGVLRPMHSVAGLLSLMQAQQHEDEAFRCTEQRVAVGAMARISALSTTLTDDVMAALLTPTAAGVSLARRPFDPRALVKDAAGVAGCLARCRGLGFSHRAEMSSLPAGCWVVGDDRRVFHLLLHMVGVLLDQCECHCHDLCFAVDTVPVGDQETMSGSGLPDWITPNFSGCNTVCVRFRFGITRHFRNGLLLSSSPRPQERITRRTSVSISSASSKTRLSIATCNKIVQMMNGKMWWESTPASGGQHEEHMSLILHFQLVYGVASPSASSPAGGGGFYHIGGRFGVPSPSTSAPPQHNFNGLRVLLLNTDDTSREVTRKLLERLGCQVLPVPSAARCLSLLLGSATATGGGDQPSFQSPYLVLQAVLVDLHTPAAAIADAATAMDDGFEVALRIREVTGDRFSWLLILVALPLPPRASRIDVRDVCKRTGVNGVIYKPISPSRCQRWQLSFTGFSKTTTDR; from the exons ATGGCTGCGCGGTGCAGCGGCGGCTGCGACGGGCGCGAGGACAGCGCCGTGGAGGCGCTGGTGCAGTGGCAGAAGGTGAGCGACTTCCTGATCGGGGCGTCCTACATGTCCATCCCGCTGGAGCTGCTGCACTTCGCCACCTGCGCCGACCTCGCGCCGCTGCGGTGGGTGCTCCTCCAGTTCGGCGCCTTCATCGTGCTCTGCGGCCTCGTCCACCTCGTCGCCATCTTCACCTACGCCCGCCCGGACTCGCGCCGCCTCCTGCTGGCCATCACCGCCGCCAAGGCGCTGGCCGCCGTCGCCGCGTCCGTCGCCGCCGTCTCCCTCCCCACCTTCGTCCCGCAGCTGCTCCGCCTCAAGACCCGCGAGGCGCTGCTCCGGGACAAGGCGCGCCAGCTGGACCGCGACGTCGCCCTCGTCAGGCGCCGCGAGGAGACCGCCACGCGCATCGTCCGCGCCATCACGAAGCACGTCTGCTGCGGCTGCCACGGCGGAGCCTCTCTCGCGCCCGACGTGCTGCGCACCGCTGTCTTCCACCTCTCTGACGCCCTCGGCCTCCACAGCTGCGCCGTCTGGATGCCCGCGGCTGCGGCGGCGGCCAGTGATGGTGGCCCCAGCTTGCTGCACCTGGTACATCGGCTGCCTGAAGATGACCACCAGGACCCGACGACGAGGCTGGCCATTTGCAGCACTGACCCTGACGTGGCCGCCGTCATGGCTAGCAAGAACGCCAAGGTGCTGAGGCCGGGCTCGGCGCTCAGGAGGACGACGTCGACGTCTGGTCATGGGCACGCGGGTGCGGCTGCCATACGGATGCCGATGCTCAGAGTGTCCAACTTCGTCGACGCATCATCCTCATTATCCGATGGGCAGGGAGCTGGTGTCAGCTACGCGATCATGGTCTTGGTCCTTCCGGCTCCAGCTCCGACCACTAAGAATCACAGGACTAGAGGACccagaggagaaggaggaggaggagcacgagAGTGGAGCAGGCAGGAGCTGGAGATCGTGGAGGTTGCGGCGGACCAGTTAGCCGTGGCGCTGTCGCACGCGGCAGTGCTGAAGGAGTGGCAGCTGACTCGGCACAAGCTGGCCGAGCGGCAGAGGGTCCTGGTGCATGCCCGGCATGACGCAGCGGTGGCCACCAGGGCCAGGGACGCCTCGCAGAGCGCCATGCGCGACGGCGTGCTGAGGCCGATGCACTCCGTCGCGGGGCTGCTCTCCCTGATGCAGGCGCAGCAGCACGAGGACGAGGCCTTCCGTTGCACCGAGCAGAGGGTCGCGGTGGGTGCCATGGCCAGGATCAGCGCCCTCTCCACCACGCTGACCGACGACGTCATGGCGGCGCTGCTGACGCCGACGGCTGCCGGCGTGAGCTTGGCGCGGAGGCCGTTCGACCCCCGCGCGCTGGTTAAGGACGCGGCCGGCGTGGCGGGGTGCCTCGCCCGCTGCAGGGGGCTCGGCTTCTCGCATCGGGCGGAGATGAGCTCTCTGCCCGCCGGATGCTGGGTGGTCGGCGACGACAGGCGAGTGTTCCACCTCCTGCTGCACATGGTTGGCGTTCTGCTGGACCAGTGCGAATGCCATTGCCATGACCTCTGCTTTGCCGTGGACACTGTTCCGGTGGGTGACCAAGAGACCATGTCAGGCTCAGGCCTTCCTGATTGGATCACCCCCAACTTCTCTGGCTGCAACACGGTGTGCGTCAGGTTCCGATTTGGGATCACAAGACACTTCAGAAACGGCTTACTGCTCTCGTCCAGCCCACGACCTCAAGAAAGAATCACAAGACGCACCAGCGTCAGCATCAGTTCAGCCAGCTCCAAGACGCGGCTAAGCATCGCTACGTGCAACAAGATCGTGCAG ATGATGAACGGCAAGATGTGGTGGGAATCCACGCCAGCGTCCGGAGGCCAGCATGAAGAGCACATGAGCCTCATCCTGCACTTCCAGCTCGTCTATGGAGTGGCATCACCCTCTGCCTCCTCCCCGGCAGGCGGCGGCGGATTCTACCACATCGGTGGCAGATTCGGAGTGCCCTCGCCGTCCACCAGTGCTCCTCCTCAGCACAACTTCAACGGCCTGCGCGTCCTGCTCTTGAACACTGATGACACCAGCCGGGAGGTGACGCGGAAGCTCCTGGAGAGGCTCGGCTGCCAGGTGCTTCCAGTTCCATCGGCCGCCCGCTGCCTCAGCCTTCTACTGGGGAGCGCCACCGCCACCGGCGGCGGCGATCAGCCGTCATTCCAGTCCCCGTACTTGGTACTGCAGGCGGTGCTTGTAGACCTCCACACACCTGCCGCAGCTATCGCTGACGCCGCCACTGCAATGGATGATGGGTTTGAGGTTGCCCTCAGGATCCGGGAGGTCACCGGCGACAGGTTCAGCTGGCTGCTCATACTTGTCGCGCTGCCACTGCCGCCGAGAGCGAGCCGCATCGACGTTCGCGACGTGTGCAAGCGGACGGGAGTGAATGGCGTGATCTACAAACCCATCAGTCCATCACGCTGCCAGCGCTGGCAGCTGAGCTTTACAGGGTTCTCCAAAACGACAACTGACCGGTGA
- the LOC100279471 gene encoding Cysteine-rich receptor-like protein kinase 6 precursor (The RefSeq protein has 1 substitution compared to this genomic sequence) translates to MATATAALGRVASPRLVMGYLLFLTVASLLLFSPRAAAQAWQLCGNTGNYTANSTYQSNLESLAKALSANASRSRNLFAEGSVGAVPYVVYALALCRGDTNATACGSCVATGFQDAQQLCPYKNDAAVVYDDCYLRFSNQDFIASTTDNGNDNIILMNTQSVSSPVQAFDAAVVMLLNATGDYAAANSSRFATGEEGFDASYPTIYGLTQCTPDMSSADCRSCLGSIISAMPGSLSGSKGGRIIGTRCNFRYEVYSFFSGAPSLRLPAASPPAPLPSPTAFNVTPTATPPGRTRTKTGLALAIVLPIIAAVLAISFVCLCFFSRRRKQAREQTPSYSTIAGDMESIESLLFDISTLRAATGNFAESNRLGEGGFGAVYKGILRDGQEIAVKRLSQSSGQGIQELKNELVLVAKLQQKNLVRLVGVCLQEHEKLLVYEYMPNRSIDTILFDPERNKELDWGTRFKIINGIARGLQYLHEDSQLKIIHRDLKASNVLLDSDYTPKISDFGLARLFGGDQTREITSRVVGTYGYMAPEYAMRGHYSIKSDVFSFGVLVLEILTGRRSSGSFNIDQSVDLLSLVWEHWTMGTIAEVMDPSLRDKAPAQQMLKCVHIALLCVQDSPVDRPMMSTVNVMLSSSTSSLQAPLKPVFFIPKSGYYSTVYSESYPTASQTTGAVSPNEVSITELEPR, encoded by the exons ATGGCAACGGCCACGGCCGCGTTGGGTCGCGTCGCCTCCCCGCGCCTCGTCATGGGCTACCTTCTCTTCCTCACCGTCGCCTCCCTCCTCCTCTTCTCGCCGCGGGCCGCTGCGCAGGCGTGGCAGCTCTGCGGGAACACCGGCAACTACACGGCCAACAGCACCTACCAGTCCAACCTCGAAAGCCTCGCCAAGGCGCTCTCCGCGAACGCGTCCCGCTCGAGGAACCTCTTCGCGGAGGGCAGCGTCGGCGCCGTCCCGTATGTCGTCTACGCGCTCGCGCTTTGCCGCGGGGACACCAACGCCACGGCCTGCGGCTCCTGCGTCGCCACGGGGTTTCAAGACGCGCAGCAGCTCTGCCCCTACAAGAATGACGCGGCCGTGGTCTACGACGACTGCTACCTCCGCTTCTCCAACCAGGATTTCATCGCCAGCACCACCGACAACGGCAATGATAACATCATCCTCATGAACACTCAGAGCGTGAGCTCGCCGGTGCAGGCGTTCGACGCCGCCGTCGTCATGCTCCTCAACGCCACCGGCGACTACgcggcggcgaactcgtcgcGGTTTGCCACGGGGGAAGAGGGCTTCGACGCCAGCTACCCCACCATCTACGGGCTCACGCAGTGCACGCCGGACATGTCGTCCGCAGACTGCCGGAGCTGCCTTGGGAGCATAATATCGGCGATGCCAGGGTCTCTCAGCGGAAGTAAGGGCGGGAGGATTATAGGGACGCGGTGCAATTTCAGGTACGAGGTGTATTCTTTCTTCTCCGGAGCGCCCTCGCTACGTCTGCCAGCGGCGTCGCCACCGGCGCCACTGCCATCTCCTACGGCATTTAACGTGACGCCGACGGCAACCCCACCAG GAAGAACCAGAACCAAAACAGGACTTGCTTTAGCAATTGTGTTGCCGATAATTGCTGCGGTGCTAGCGATCAGTTTTGTTTGTCTATGTTTCTTCTCGAGGAGGAGAAAACAAGCAAGGGAGCAGACACCATCTT ATTCAACAATTGCTGGAGACATGGAAAGCATCGAGTCACTTCTTTTTGATATATCAACTTTACGTGCCGCGACTGGTAACTTTGCCGAGAGCAATAGGCTTGGTGAAGGAGGCTTTGGTGCTGTCTATAAG GGCATCCTTCGTGATGGTCAAGAAATTGCAGTGAAGAGGCTGTCACAGAGTTCAGGGCAAGGGATACAAGAGCTGAAAAACGAGCTTGTTTTGGTTGCCAAGCTCCAACAAAAGAACCTTGTTAGGCTTGTTGGTGTTTGCTTGCAAGAACATGAGAAACTGCTTGTGTATGAATACATGCCCAATAGAAGCATCGACACCATCCTTTTCG ATCCTGAGAGAAACAAGGAGCTAGATTGGGGAACCAGATTCAAGATAATAAATGGAATTGCCAGAGGACTACAGTATCTCCATGAGGATTCTCAGCTGAAGATCATTCACCGGGACCTTAAAGCGAGCAATGTCCTTTTAGACTCTGATTATACACCTAAGATTTCAGATTTTGGCCTGGCTAGGCTATTTGGAGGGGATCAAACCCGGGAGATTACAAGTCGCGTTGTTGGAACATA TGGGTATATGGCACCCGAGTATGCCATGCGTGGCCACTATTCTATAAAGTCCGATGTTTTCAGCTTTGGCGTCTTGGTTCTAGAAATCTTAACCGGAAGAAGAAGCAGTGGTTCCTTTAACATCGACCAGTCTGTTGACCTCTTAAGTCTT GTTTGGGAGCACTGGACCATGGGAACAATTGCTGAGGTTATGGACCCATCTCTGAGAGGCAAAGCTCCTGCACAGCAGATGCTGAAATGTGTCCACATCGCGCTACTGTGTGTTCAGGACAGTCCGGTCGATAGGCCGATGATGTCGACAGTAAACGTCATGCTCAGCAGCAGCACTTCCTCTCTCCAGGCTCCGTTGAAGCCAGTATTTTTCATTCCCAAGAGTGGTTATTACTCAACTGTTTATTCAGAATCATATCCTACAGCTTCCCAAACCACAGGGGCGGTATCACCAAATGAAGTGTCAATTACAGAATTGGAACCAAGATGA